DNA from Chloroherpetonaceae bacterium:
ACTCGTACATCCTGACGAACACCCGCAACTTCCTGCATATACCATAAAGGAAATGTATCATTATCGCCGTTGGTAAAGAGCACGCCGTTGGGTTCGCAACTGTTGAGAAGGTTATAGGCATAATCATAGGGCACATAGTTCCCACTTCGATCATGCATGTGATAATTGACTTGCAGCATTCGGGCATTAATGAAAAGTAATCCGAAAGCGGCGATACCAATCGCTCCAAACTTTAACTTTGTTTCGTCTTCAATGGATTCGCGAATAGTTTCGAAAAGCGCATCAATCCCTATTCCAATCCAAATTGCAAAAGCAAAAAAACTACCGACAAATACATAGTCTCGTTCACGAGGTTGAGGCTCCGCAGGGTTTGTATAAATACTTATAAATACGCCGGTAAGTAAAAAGAGAGCGGTTATGGCAAGTGCCATATTCCACTGCTTTCTGAAATGAAAAATCATCCCAAAAAGACCTATGATTAGCGGGATTCCGAAAAGTTTCTTAAAGTCTGCCCCATCATCTTGAACATCACCGGCTCTCCCTGCAAAATTCCAAAGGAAATACCGACCCCACATGTGTCCTATTTGATACTTGACAAAGAAATCCCAATCGCTAGTATACTTCTCATAATTTTGTTGATGATCCGGGTCTTGTGACCAGCGACGGTTGAGCAAGGGCAAATCACCGTACTGCTCACGATTGAGATAAGAATACAGCTTCTCCATTGTGTTTGGAGAGTTTTCATTAATTGGGGTTTTGTGATTTGACCGAATGTAAACTGTTGTAAAGCTTGTGTAAGCAATGACTATGAAAAACATCCCGATTGCAGCGGTATTCCACATCCGCATTTTATTAACATGTGTGTAATAAATTGCATACACAAGTCCCAATAAAATGAGAACACCAACCCAAGGGGTTGTATCACGCATTAAAGCAGGGATTCCTTTCACAACACCCGGATACATCAATAAAAAAATTCCTGAAGAAACCACCATTAATACAATAAAGCTCTGCAATGAAAACGTATATCGGCGGTTATAATAAATAATGGCCAAAGAAAAGAAAGCAAGAATAGATTGAAGGTGAACGCCAATCGCTAACCCAAATGTATAGGCAATGAGAATCAACCACTTTTCGTTACCACTTTCATCAGCGACTTCATTCCACTTCAAAATCAACCAAACAACGGCAGTATTAAGTATCATAGAAAAGCCATAAACTTCCGATTCAACAGCATTAAACCAAAAGCTATCACTAAAAGCCAAAGCAAAACCGGAAATAATACCGGCGCTATAAGCAGAAATTTTTTCTGAAAGGCTCCACTCATCAGCCTTCCGAACGCGATAGAGTTCAATAAATTGAATTGTAATAAGGGAGCAGAACATCGCCGCAATCGAACTGCAAAGGGTTGAAACCAAATTGACGCGCGCGCCAATATCACCAAACGGAATTAAGGTGAAAATCCTACCAACCATTGTAAAGATTGGGGTTCCGGGAGGGTGAGGAATTCCCATCGTATAAGCAACAGCCGTAAACTCGCCGCAATCCCAAAATGAAAAAGTAGGTGCCATTGTAAGGAGATAGATAATCTCCGAAACCAAAAATACAAAGAGGCCCACAAGGGCATTAAGTCTTTTATGTGTCATTGTTAAGTTGATTCGATGCAAAAAAGCCCATTAAAACTGGAAATCTCCCCAAGAGGGTAAAAAAAGAGCGGTAATTTAACGAACATTTTGAATAACAAAGTATGTCGTGGCAATTGCCCCAATAATTCCACTTATTTGAAAAAAAATGGTCACAAAATCTTTCCAAAATGTTGATTTCATTTTTTCCTGAACAAGGATAATATCTGAAGGTTCTATTTCCCCAACAGCATCTCCCTCTAGCAAATCTCCCGTATTGGGTTTGAGAACCAAAACTTCGTCTTTGAGCGCGCGCTTTCCATATCCACCAGCAGCTTTAATGTAGTCATCGATAGTTTTACCTGAGTGAAAAGGGATATTACCGGGATATAATACTCTTCCAATAACATTGACATATGGTTTGTAGTACGGAATTTCAATGATGTCTCCGGGTTCAATTAAAATGTTTTGTGTGGTGTCATTATCTTGGAAGAGCTTCTTGAAATTTACGGTCATTTTACCTTTAGGCTCGCGCTTTCTTGCGGCAAGGTATTGCACCTCTTCATTTTCCAAATCTGCTTTTTCGCCAAGTGATGAAATTTCAACATCACCTCTCATCACTTTAGGCCGATAAAGTGAGGCCTCTTCCAATGAGCCGTCAGGTCGGATACCACCTGCGAGTTGGAGCGCTTCTTTGAGAGTGGTTTTTCCTTTTTCAATCCGATATGTCCCCGGTACAAATGCATAACCTTTTATCTCGATGGTTTGCTCTGGAAATAACAAGGGCAAGCGCCGAACGATAACAATGTCATTTCTTTCAAGCGGGAGATTTTGTTCAATATTCCAACCCCGAATTGAAACAAAAAGTGATCGCGTGGTTCTTCTATCAGAATTGAAACGGATAATCTCAACGCTATCTAAGTTCGCGGTAGATTCCAAAACGCCACCGGCTAATCTTAGCAAGGTAAAAAGGGAATCACCCGGTACAAATTCGTATCGATCCGGATATTTCACATCTCCTAAAACTGAAATTACATCTTCAACACGCCGCTCAACAAGAAGCACATCACCTTCGCGCAAATACATGTTATCGCGATTATCTGTAAGTCTATAAAATCGGAAAATGTCAAGTTTGTGAATCGTATCGGGATTGCTACGGCGAAGTTTCACTTGACGGAGAGACGCTTTATCCAGCAAAGCAGGGCTTCGAGTAATGGCATCAGAAACACGGTCTGCAGCGCTTACCCGAATTTTTGAGGGCAAAGAAACTTCTCCTAAAACATCAATTTCAAAAGTCCTCATAGTAACAAGTGAAACGGAAATCTCTGCTTTTCGATAAGTCTTTAAGAGTGTGCGATGCACTGAATCACGAACCTCAGGGATGGTAAGCCGCTTCACTACAATTTCGGCAAGCCTTGGTAAAATCAGTTTCCCTTCAGGTGTTATTGCAACTTGAAATGAAGAATACGTTTGTGAAAATATACTAATGAAAAGCACATCGCCGGGGCCTACGATATAGGTTTCAGGCGCAAATGATTGAGTGAGTGATGAATAAGCACTGTTTTGAAGCATATTCAGTTGATAATTCGTGGGACTTGGCTGTGCAACCGAATTTCCTTGAATCGGGGAAGGTGAGCCGGGAAGTGCTTGAGCGCTTAAAACTTTAATAAAAAGGTTCGGAGCGAAAAGGATGAGAATAAACCCAAATAAAAAATAGAAATTTCTGAACTTCTCAAACAAATTATCATCCGAAGAGATAGAACGATTTGCAACGAATTTTTGCAAGGCTATCAAATTCAAAATATGAGAATTCATTATCTTACAAATAGCGTAATAAAGTAAATTTCGTTCCAATGTCAACTCTTTCGATTTCAATACTTCTCATTCTCTTTGGCAGCGTAATTTCAATCTATGGATTTATTAATTATCGCAAAGCGGGAGAATGGGAAATGTGGGCTCCCAAACTCAAGGCAATTGCTACGATGATCATCGGTGAACTGATGTTTGTTTCAGGTGCCGGATTATTGATTTACTTTTATAATTTTCAGTAATTATTGAACCACCGAGCCGATTTCCTCACCAATCGCAAGCCGCTTAAGATTTCCGGGCGTATTCATATTCATCACAACAATGGGAAGAACATTTTCCTGACATAAAGTGATAGCGGTTAAATCCATCACTCTGAGATTCTTTTTTAGAACATCGAGATAAGAAATATTTGGAAATAAAGTTGCTGCCGGATTTTTCTCAGGGTCTGAGTCATAAATCCCATTCACACGAGTGCCTTTTACAATAACACTCGCTTCTATTTCAATTGCTCTAAGCGCAGCTGCGGTATCGGTGGTGAAATAGGGGTTTCCTGTCCCTGCACCAAAGATGACAATTCTCCCTTTTTC
Protein-coding regions in this window:
- a CDS encoding DUF2723 domain-containing protein; amino-acid sequence: MTHKRLNALVGLFVFLVSEIIYLLTMAPTFSFWDCGEFTAVAYTMGIPHPPGTPIFTMVGRIFTLIPFGDIGARVNLVSTLCSSIAAMFCSLITIQFIELYRVRKADEWSLSEKISAYSAGIISGFALAFSDSFWFNAVESEVYGFSMILNTAVVWLILKWNEVADESGNEKWLILIAYTFGLAIGVHLQSILAFFSLAIIYYNRRYTFSLQSFIVLMVVSSGIFLLMYPGVVKGIPALMRDTTPWVGVLILLGLVYAIYYTHVNKMRMWNTAAIGMFFIVIAYTSFTTVYIRSNHKTPINENSPNTMEKLYSYLNREQYGDLPLLNRRWSQDPDHQQNYEKYTSDWDFFVKYQIGHMWGRYFLWNFAGRAGDVQDDGADFKKLFGIPLIIGLFGMIFHFRKQWNMALAITALFLLTGVFISIYTNPAEPQPRERDYVFVGSFFAFAIWIGIGIDALFETIRESIEDETKLKFGAIGIAAFGLLFINARMLQVNYHMHDRSGNYVPYDYAYNLLNSCEPNGVLFTNGDNDTFPLWYMQEVAGVRQDVRVVNLSLANTDWYILQLKNESPREAQPVKFSLSDAAIKRLNYEEWPAREVVMPVPEGIKEQYQMRDRLRLTEGGLQPETIVDTIRWRFNPTLDAGGGRGFIRAQDRVVYETIYNNLWERPVYFAITVSESNRIGIDKYLRMDGFAYKVVPIASDEGGYGKIDRQIMYHKLMYEFKYRNLNNPSVYLDENSRRLVSNYKNVFLRLAADLIEHENESTSVKDSTGQLNTISNKALALNVLDKAEEILPTELYDMDFRLMQSMISMYIRSGGMDRAKAMLPKLEDKVQKQSDENPADVLPNYYLAQTYRQIGDYKNAYRLFESVRKLYPQDPQLKKESDEVAALAGIAVDSAK
- a CDS encoding SLBB domain-containing protein produces the protein MNSHILNLIALQKFVANRSISSDDNLFEKFRNFYFLFGFILILFAPNLFIKVLSAQALPGSPSPIQGNSVAQPSPTNYQLNMLQNSAYSSLTQSFAPETYIVGPGDVLFISIFSQTYSSFQVAITPEGKLILPRLAEIVVKRLTIPEVRDSVHRTLLKTYRKAEISVSLVTMRTFEIDVLGEVSLPSKIRVSAADRVSDAITRSPALLDKASLRQVKLRRSNPDTIHKLDIFRFYRLTDNRDNMYLREGDVLLVERRVEDVISVLGDVKYPDRYEFVPGDSLFTLLRLAGGVLESTANLDSVEIIRFNSDRRTTRSLFVSIRGWNIEQNLPLERNDIVIVRRLPLLFPEQTIEIKGYAFVPGTYRIEKGKTTLKEALQLAGGIRPDGSLEEASLYRPKVMRGDVEISSLGEKADLENEEVQYLAARKREPKGKMTVNFKKLFQDNDTTQNILIEPGDIIEIPYYKPYVNVIGRVLYPGNIPFHSGKTIDDYIKAAGGYGKRALKDEVLVLKPNTGDLLEGDAVGEIEPSDIILVQEKMKSTFWKDFVTIFFQISGIIGAIATTYFVIQNVR